A window from Bacteroidales bacterium encodes these proteins:
- the hemL gene encoding glutamate-1-semialdehyde 2,1-aminomutase, translating into MQFSKSIKEFKNANNYIPGGVNSPVRAFKSVNADPVYISHGKGSKIYDIDGNEYIDYVSSWGPLILGHAFPKVVNAIKEAAEKGTSYGAPTIIESKVAELITQMVPSVDIVRMVNSGTEATMSALRLARGYTKREKIIKFEGNYHGHADSFLIKAGSGAITLGLPDSPGVTKGTAKDTLLAKYNDLASVENLFKQNDKEIAAVIVEPVAGNMGVVPPSKSFLKGLRDITEKHGALLIFDEVITGFRLAKGGAQEYYNVMPDLTTLGKIIGGGLPVGAYGGKKEIMKNLAPEGSVYQAGTLSGNPLAMHAGYAMLNELNTIPNIYPELERKAKILASGIENNLKETGVNGLVNRVGSMMTLFFTNEDKVNSFDSAVKSNTKQYSHYFRLALETGIYLAPSQFECAFVSYAQTDEEINRTIEANLNALKQL; encoded by the coding sequence GGTAAGAGCATTTAAAAGCGTAAATGCCGACCCTGTATATATCAGTCACGGAAAGGGTTCAAAAATTTATGATATAGACGGAAATGAATATATTGACTATGTGTCATCGTGGGGCCCGTTAATACTAGGGCATGCTTTCCCGAAAGTTGTTAATGCAATAAAAGAAGCTGCAGAAAAAGGAACTAGTTACGGAGCACCGACAATTATTGAGAGTAAAGTTGCTGAGTTGATAACACAAATGGTTCCGTCCGTTGATATTGTAAGGATGGTTAATTCCGGGACTGAGGCAACTATGAGTGCATTACGTTTAGCTCGAGGTTACACAAAAAGAGAAAAAATAATAAAATTTGAAGGAAACTACCACGGTCATGCTGACAGCTTTCTTATAAAAGCCGGCTCCGGAGCTATTACACTTGGTTTGCCGGACAGCCCCGGTGTTACAAAGGGAACGGCAAAAGACACATTATTAGCAAAATACAATGACTTAGCATCTGTAGAAAACTTATTTAAACAAAATGACAAAGAAATTGCCGCAGTTATTGTAGAGCCTGTTGCCGGTAATATGGGCGTAGTTCCTCCAAGCAAATCTTTCTTAAAGGGGTTAAGAGACATAACAGAAAAGCACGGGGCATTATTAATCTTTGACGAAGTTATTACAGGATTCAGATTAGCAAAAGGCGGAGCACAGGAATATTATAATGTAATGCCGGACCTTACAACACTCGGAAAAATTATCGGAGGAGGGTTGCCGGTAGGTGCATACGGCGGGAAAAAAGAAATCATGAAAAACTTAGCTCCGGAAGGGTCTGTTTACCAAGCAGGAACATTATCAGGAAATCCGTTAGCAATGCATGCCGGTTATGCAATGCTTAATGAACTTAATACAATCCCGAACATTTACCCTGAATTAGAACGTAAAGCAAAAATATTAGCTTCCGGAATCGAAAACAATTTAAAAGAAACAGGAGTTAACGGTTTGGTAAATCGTGTCGGCTCAATGATGACATTATTCTTTACAAATGAAGATAAAGTAAATTCGTTTGATTCTGCTGTGAAATCAAATACAAAACAATATTCACATTATTTTCGTTTGGCATTAGAAACCGGAATTTATTTAGCGCCTTCACAGTTTGAGTGTGCTTTTGTTTCATACGCTCAAACAGATGAAGAGATCAACAGAACAATTGAGGCAAACCTTAATGCTTTAAAACAACTATAA
- the hemE gene encoding uroporphyrinogen decarboxylase produces MNSIFTDTINGKPHNRPPVWFMRQAGRVLPSYLSLKEKYSFREMMHDPNLAAEVTLLPVHDLGVDAAILFSDILVIPDAMGMGLEFTDAGPIFENPLKDVSSPFSKLNPDPEKLNYIYDAIDAIINKRPKNIPLIGFCGGPLTVLVYMIQGLSTNHSFPDAINFFYKNKKETKKIIAAVTELSVEYLNKQADHKIDVFQLFETHAGLVPVDLYEELFMPSVKKIANAAKKKNLPFIFFPKGLSTGLNLLTPEHCDFVGIDWQIGINEARKLVHPEIGIQGNLDPRLLYAEQEVIEETLKRYIDFGSENKDWIFNLGHGFIPGIPYENAKFLTNWVKNTNWKRN; encoded by the coding sequence ATGAATTCAATATTTACAGATACAATAAACGGAAAACCTCACAACAGGCCCCCGGTATGGTTCATGCGTCAAGCCGGCAGGGTTTTACCGTCATACTTGTCCCTAAAAGAAAAGTACTCTTTTCGAGAAATGATGCATGACCCGAATTTGGCAGCAGAAGTTACTTTACTCCCTGTTCATGATTTAGGAGTAGATGCTGCCATCCTGTTTTCGGATATACTTGTAATTCCCGATGCAATGGGTATGGGTTTGGAATTTACGGATGCCGGACCGATTTTTGAAAATCCGCTGAAAGATGTAAGTTCGCCTTTCTCAAAATTAAACCCTGACCCCGAAAAACTGAATTATATATATGATGCAATTGATGCAATCATCAATAAACGTCCCAAAAACATTCCTTTAATCGGATTTTGCGGCGGTCCGCTTACGGTTCTTGTATATATGATTCAAGGGTTAAGTACTAATCATTCTTTTCCTGATGCAATAAACTTCTTTTATAAAAATAAAAAAGAAACAAAAAAAATTATTGCTGCCGTAACAGAGCTGTCTGTTGAATACTTAAACAAACAAGCCGATCACAAAATTGATGTTTTTCAATTATTTGAAACTCATGCCGGCTTAGTTCCGGTAGATTTATATGAAGAATTGTTCATGCCTTCGGTTAAAAAAATAGCAAATGCTGCAAAAAAGAAGAATTTACCGTTTATTTTCTTTCCGAAAGGTTTAAGCACCGGTTTAAATTTGTTGACACCGGAGCACTGTGATTTTGTGGGTATTGACTGGCAAATAGGAATAAATGAAGCTCGAAAGCTGGTACATCCCGAAATTGGAATTCAAGGAAATTTAGATCCGAGATTACTTTATGCCGAACAAGAAGTTATTGAAGAAACGCTTAAGAGGTATATTGATTTCGGCAGTGAAAATAAAGACTGGATTTTTAACTTAGGACACGGGTTTATACCCGGCATTCCTTATGAAAATGCTAAATTTCTAACTAACTGGGTCAAAAACACCAACTGGAAAAGAAACTAA
- the hemN gene encoding oxygen-independent coproporphyrinogen III oxidase: MIKDLLIKYNQPGPRYTSYPPANFFTQEFTENDYKRALKNSNGEKPESISLYFHVPFCSKMCHFCGCNTELLDNKSVLEKYFDALVKEIDTIGQTLSKSRSVTQIHWGGGTPNSVAFRFIEKVMKKTNVHFSVSENAEIAMECSPSNLSKDYINKLRGIGFNRISLGVQDFNEDVLNAVNRALPKYPIEEIVSDIRGAGFEGINIDLIYGLPLQTKESFLNTIKQTVKIKPDRIVTFSYAHVPWVKSAQKKLEVFGLPKPEEKLDMLLTGYKELLDSGYEAIGMDHFALPGDELAVAKRQKLLHRNFQGYCTKETTGQVYAFGSTGISQMQGAYSQNTKSTLQYIKLVSESGFAVERGYTLSKEEKIIKEMINEIMCNGVLDFNEFAKEQNTSADTIKKICNFDEKKLSKFISDGLMSYSNNKLIVTETGMMVVRNIAMSFDPNLTKNLNMYSKTI; the protein is encoded by the coding sequence ATGATAAAAGATTTATTAATAAAATATAATCAGCCGGGGCCAAGATATACCAGTTATCCTCCGGCTAATTTTTTCACACAAGAATTCACAGAAAACGATTACAAAAGGGCGTTAAAAAATTCTAATGGCGAAAAACCGGAAAGCATTTCTTTATACTTTCATGTTCCGTTTTGCTCGAAAATGTGTCATTTTTGTGGTTGTAACACAGAATTGCTGGACAATAAAAGCGTGTTAGAAAAGTATTTTGACGCTTTGGTGAAAGAAATTGATACAATCGGTCAAACACTGTCAAAAAGCAGAAGCGTTACTCAGATTCATTGGGGCGGCGGCACACCAAATTCTGTGGCATTTCGCTTTATTGAAAAAGTAATGAAAAAAACAAATGTCCATTTTTCTGTTTCAGAAAATGCTGAGATTGCTATGGAGTGCAGCCCTTCAAACTTAAGCAAAGATTATATAAACAAATTAAGAGGTATTGGGTTTAACAGAATAAGTCTTGGGGTTCAGGATTTTAACGAAGATGTTCTTAATGCTGTAAATAGGGCATTACCAAAGTATCCGATTGAAGAAATTGTATCCGATATAAGAGGTGCCGGTTTTGAGGGAATTAATATTGATTTGATATATGGTTTGCCGCTTCAAACAAAGGAAAGTTTTTTAAACACAATTAAGCAAACTGTTAAAATTAAACCGGACAGAATTGTTACTTTTTCGTATGCCCATGTTCCTTGGGTTAAATCTGCACAAAAAAAACTTGAAGTATTTGGCTTGCCTAAACCGGAAGAAAAACTGGATATGCTTTTAACCGGCTATAAAGAACTGCTTGACTCCGGTTATGAAGCTATTGGGATGGACCATTTTGCATTACCCGGCGATGAACTGGCTGTCGCAAAGAGACAAAAACTTCTTCATCGGAATTTTCAAGGATATTGCACAAAAGAAACAACAGGTCAGGTGTATGCTTTCGGTTCTACCGGGATAAGCCAAATGCAGGGTGCTTATTCACAAAACACAAAAAGCACATTGCAATATATCAAACTTGTCAGTGAAAGCGGTTTTGCTGTGGAACGAGGATATACATTGTCAAAAGAGGAAAAAATTATCAAGGAAATGATTAATGAGATTATGTGCAACGGAGTTCTTGATTTTAATGAATTTGCAAAAGAACAGAATACGTCTGCCGACACGATTAAAAAAATATGCAACTTTGATGAAAAGAAACTTTCTAAGTTTATTAGTGACGGGTTAATGAGCTATTCAAATAATAAATTAATAGTTACTGAGACAGGAATGATGGTTGTGAGAAATATAGCAATGTCTTTTGACCCGAATTTAACTAAAAATTTGAATATGTACTCAAAAACTATTTAA
- the hemH gene encoding ferrochelatase: MSNLKPTRAVLLINIGSPNSYKTKDVRRYLREFLNDKRVINIHPLLRFILVNGIIVPFRAKKSAGKYKEIWSNNGSPLIFNSIELSVKLQAAFKDNADIYMAMRYGNPGIKKVLAEIKRKQYSELIVFPMYPQYASSTSGSSIEKVFDKVKFWENIPNIKIIHEFWRNPIYINTLADKIKNSDLDHFDHLIISFHGLPLSHVYKTHENKTCNDLNCLNEMNNNNKYCYQSACYRTAELLAKKINISKSDYSVGFQSRLSKNWLTPFTEELLIDLAKKNKKKILVVCPSFVADCLETLHEIQIEYSELFKASGGETLKLVSSLNSDDPWVENLRNIILPF, from the coding sequence ATGTCAAATTTAAAACCTACACGAGCAGTTTTACTTATTAACATAGGTTCGCCAAACTCTTATAAAACCAAAGATGTCAGGCGGTATTTGAGAGAATTTCTAAATGATAAGAGGGTAATAAATATTCATCCCTTACTTCGTTTCATTCTTGTAAACGGAATAATTGTTCCGTTCAGAGCTAAAAAGTCAGCCGGAAAATATAAAGAAATATGGTCAAACAATGGCTCTCCGCTTATATTTAACAGCATTGAACTGTCTGTAAAACTTCAGGCAGCATTTAAAGATAATGCAGATATATATATGGCTATGAGATACGGCAACCCGGGAATAAAAAAAGTGTTGGCAGAAATTAAAAGAAAGCAGTATTCTGAATTAATAGTTTTTCCCATGTATCCTCAATATGCCTCCTCTACTTCCGGCTCTTCAATTGAAAAGGTATTCGACAAAGTTAAGTTCTGGGAGAATATTCCAAATATAAAGATCATTCATGAGTTTTGGAGAAACCCCATATATATAAATACTTTAGCAGACAAAATTAAAAACTCTGATTTAGATCATTTTGACCATCTAATAATTAGTTTTCACGGGCTTCCTTTAAGTCATGTATATAAAACCCATGAAAACAAAACTTGCAATGATTTGAATTGTCTTAATGAGATGAATAACAATAACAAATATTGCTATCAGTCTGCTTGTTACAGAACCGCTGAGCTATTGGCAAAAAAGATTAACATCTCAAAATCAGATTATTCCGTAGGTTTTCAAAGCAGGCTGTCTAAAAACTGGCTAACTCCTTTTACTGAAGAATTGTTGATTGACCTTGCAAAGAAAAATAAAAAAAAGATATTAGTCGTTTGTCCTTCTTTTGTTGCAGACTGTTTAGAAACGCTTCACGAAATTCAGATTGAATACTCCGAGCTATTTAAAGCAAGCGGAGGAGAAACCCTAAAGCTTGTTTCTTCTTTAAACAGTGATGATCCTTGGGTTGAAAACTTAAGAAATATAATTTTGCCTTTTTGA
- a CDS encoding DUF5723 family protein, producing MKKFYKIIISFILFFSTVSLNFAQDNTLYWMKHLPQSMNTNPAKQANCKLFIDIPVLPNFSLNTVHSGFTINDAVKIHPSAPDSFMIDLDGIEKALTNKNNIGLETDFSILNLGLALQNNMFVTFGINYKISESFEYPKALIELRRGNYRADRTPLSFDFGQNFMAHREIFVGLSKSFFGNLNIGGRIKVLSGYANFKTKQMKIDWFTSTLDEDMYDWTFDSDFEIRTSSPVAWNFEYDSITNQISGVNVEPYDITNNISGLIFPGNGGLAFDLGIEYTLNERFLFSASVVDLGFIKWKKNPAILTQRAQFVFSGLDIGKYIGSLNDVQSGTAGLDSAIMADMVDTLMTVFNPTVEQLAYTTGLNTKIYIGANVIATDWLDFGLLYKGAILNSKLYSSYTLSANANFFRGWSYTFSYSLMDGLANNIGMGAAYKLGPFQMYLLTDNFSAPFWVMNESKMSDNWIKNTKRINISFGVNFLLCGNKYDIGLLE from the coding sequence ATGAAAAAATTTTATAAAATAATTATAAGTTTCATCTTATTCTTTTCAACCGTAAGCTTAAATTTTGCACAAGACAACACATTGTACTGGATGAAGCATCTTCCGCAAAGCATGAACACAAACCCGGCAAAACAAGCAAACTGTAAGCTTTTTATTGACATCCCGGTTTTGCCGAATTTTTCTTTAAATACAGTACATTCCGGATTTACAATTAATGATGCGGTTAAAATTCATCCGTCAGCTCCGGACTCCTTTATGATAGATTTAGACGGAATAGAAAAAGCCCTGACAAACAAAAACAATATAGGTCTTGAAACAGATTTTTCTATTCTTAATTTAGGGTTGGCACTACAAAACAACATGTTTGTGACATTCGGAATTAACTATAAAATATCAGAAAGTTTTGAATATCCAAAAGCATTGATAGAACTGAGAAGAGGTAATTACAGAGCCGACAGAACTCCTCTTTCTTTTGATTTCGGACAAAATTTTATGGCACACCGAGAAATATTTGTAGGTCTTTCAAAAAGCTTTTTCGGAAACCTTAACATAGGAGGAAGAATAAAGGTTCTGTCCGGTTATGCAAATTTTAAAACCAAACAAATGAAAATTGACTGGTTTACCTCAACGTTAGATGAAGATATGTATGATTGGACATTCGACTCTGATTTTGAAATAAGAACGTCATCTCCGGTTGCATGGAATTTTGAATATGACTCAATAACAAATCAAATTTCCGGTGTTAATGTTGAGCCTTATGATATTACAAATAATATTTCCGGCTTAATTTTTCCCGGAAACGGAGGTTTAGCATTTGACTTAGGAATTGAATACACTTTAAACGAACGGTTTTTATTTTCTGCGTCTGTTGTTGATTTAGGCTTTATTAAATGGAAAAAGAACCCTGCAATTCTTACACAAAGAGCACAGTTTGTGTTTTCAGGATTGGATATAGGGAAATACATAGGCAGCTTAAATGATGTTCAAAGCGGAACCGCCGGTTTAGACAGTGCAATTATGGCCGACATGGTTGACACATTAATGACAGTATTTAACCCAACGGTTGAACAACTTGCATATACAACAGGTCTTAATACAAAAATTTATATCGGAGCAAATGTTATTGCCACGGATTGGTTAGATTTTGGACTGCTTTATAAAGGAGCAATTTTAAACAGTAAATTATATTCATCATATACACTGTCTGCAAATGCAAACTTTTTTAGGGGCTGGTCATACACGTTCAGCTATTCTTTAATGGACGGGTTGGCTAATAATATAGGAATGGGAGCAGCATATAAACTCGGGCCGTTTCAGATGTATCTTTTAACCGATAATTTTTCAGCCCCTTTTTGGGTTATGAACGAAAGCAAAATGTCTGATAACTGGATAAAAAACACAAAAAGAATAAATATAAGTTTTGGTGTTAACTTCTTACTTTGCGGAAACAAATACGATATCGGCTTACTTGAATAA